In Pollutimonas sp. M17, a single genomic region encodes these proteins:
- a CDS encoding FMN-binding glutamate synthase family protein has translation MDRLLTRYTAFYLVILGTLVFLVMGMAADAWWLLAAALFAALTALGILDLRQTRHAIRRNYPVIGNLRFLFEFIRPEMRQYFFEDDTTSLPFSRVDRSLVYQRAKRQIDKRPFGTQGDVYRTDYEWINHSMEPAHPETSDFRVMVGGPDCTQPYSLSALNISAMSFGALSANAVLALNKGAALGNFAHDTGEGGVSRYHLEHQGDLIWNIGSGYFGCGDEKGNFSEDIFAARARQDSIKMIEIKLSQGAKPGHGGILPGPKVTPEIAEARGVPVWQDCNSPSKHSAFTTPIELMHFIARLRTLSGGKPVGFKLCIGHPWEWFAIAKAMLKTGITPDFIVVDGAEGGTGAAPIEFVDHVGTPLREALRLVHNTLVGIGLRDQIKLGASGKIISAFDMARVMALGADWCNSARGFMFAIGCIQAQACHTGKCPTGVTTQDPKRQAALVVSDKSLRVASFHGNTLKALAELLGAAGLRHPDELRPHHIAKRISNGEVRVLSALFPDLEKGELLEGKFRLTIFRTGWPMAQAESFAPLYSLSAALSGNTNSPLPEDASQTHKAHSIPT, from the coding sequence ATGGACCGCCTGCTGACACGCTATACCGCCTTTTATCTGGTCATACTGGGGACCCTGGTTTTTCTCGTCATGGGCATGGCTGCCGATGCCTGGTGGCTGCTGGCCGCCGCCCTGTTCGCCGCCCTGACCGCGCTGGGCATCCTGGACCTGCGGCAAACCCGGCACGCCATCCGGCGCAATTACCCGGTAATCGGCAACCTGCGCTTTCTCTTCGAGTTCATACGCCCCGAGATGCGGCAATACTTCTTCGAGGACGACACGACCTCGCTGCCCTTCTCGCGCGTGGACCGTTCGCTGGTGTATCAGCGCGCCAAGCGCCAGATCGACAAGCGCCCCTTCGGCACACAAGGCGATGTCTACCGTACCGACTACGAGTGGATCAACCATTCGATGGAACCCGCCCACCCCGAGACCAGCGACTTTCGCGTCATGGTCGGCGGGCCGGACTGCACGCAACCCTACAGCCTGTCGGCACTGAACATATCCGCCATGAGCTTCGGCGCCCTGTCGGCCAACGCCGTGCTGGCGCTGAACAAGGGCGCGGCGCTGGGCAACTTCGCCCACGACACCGGCGAAGGCGGCGTCAGCCGCTACCACCTGGAGCATCAGGGCGACCTGATCTGGAACATCGGATCGGGCTATTTCGGCTGCGGCGATGAAAAAGGAAACTTCTCCGAGGATATCTTTGCCGCCCGCGCCCGCCAGGACAGCATCAAGATGATAGAGATCAAGCTGTCGCAAGGCGCCAAGCCCGGCCACGGCGGCATACTGCCCGGTCCCAAAGTCACCCCCGAGATCGCCGAGGCGCGAGGCGTGCCCGTATGGCAGGACTGCAATTCACCCTCGAAGCACAGCGCCTTCACCACTCCCATCGAACTCATGCACTTCATCGCCCGCCTGCGTACGCTGTCGGGCGGCAAGCCGGTCGGATTCAAGCTTTGCATCGGCCACCCCTGGGAATGGTTCGCCATCGCCAAGGCCATGCTCAAGACCGGCATCACGCCCGACTTCATCGTGGTCGACGGCGCAGAAGGCGGCACCGGCGCGGCGCCGATCGAATTCGTCGACCACGTGGGCACACCGCTGCGCGAAGCATTGCGCCTGGTCCATAACACGCTGGTCGGCATCGGCCTGCGCGACCAGATCAAGCTGGGCGCTTCGGGCAAGATCATCAGCGCCTTCGACATGGCGCGGGTCATGGCACTGGGCGCGGACTGGTGCAACAGCGCACGCGGCTTCATGTTCGCCATCGGCTGCATACAGGCGCAGGCCTGTCACACGGGCAAATGCCCCACCGGAGTCACCACCCAGGACCCCAAACGCCAGGCCGCGCTGGTGGTGAGCGACAAGTCGCTGCGGGTCGCCAGCTTCCATGGAAATACCCTGAAGGCCCTGGCCGAGCTGTTGGGTGCGGCCGGCCTGCGGCATCCCGACGAACTGCGCCCGCACCATATCGCCAAGCGTATTTCCAACGGCGAAGTACGGGTGCTGTCCGCCCTGTTTCCCGACCTGGAAAAAGGCGAACTGCTGGAAGGCAAGTTCCGGCTGACCATATTCCGGACCGGCTGGCCCATGGCCCAGGCGGAGTCCTTCGCCCCCCTATACAGCCTTAGCGCGGCGCTGTCGGGCAACACCAACAGCCCGCTGCCCGAAGACGCCAGCCAGACCCATAAGGCCCACAGCATTCCGACCTAG
- the leuD gene encoding 3-isopropylmalate dehydratase small subunit — translation MEPFPHLDAAMLPVARANVDTDQVVPARYLQKPRSDDFGQFLFRDLRFDKEGRENPEFVLNQQAYRQARIVVAQENFGCGSSREHAVWALHDYGFRAVIAPSFGDIFFSNALKNGLLPVVLPAQAVARLLEMAQAKPGARAIVDLPAQTVTAPDGATHSFDIDAFSKKCLIEGLNELDYTLQKADQIAAFEQRYAATHP, via the coding sequence ATGGAACCCTTTCCCCATCTCGACGCCGCGATGCTGCCCGTTGCTCGCGCCAATGTGGATACCGACCAGGTCGTTCCCGCACGCTACCTGCAAAAGCCGCGCTCGGACGATTTCGGCCAGTTCCTGTTCCGCGATCTGCGCTTCGATAAAGAAGGCAGGGAGAATCCGGAATTCGTGCTGAACCAGCAAGCCTACCGCCAGGCCCGCATCGTGGTCGCTCAAGAAAACTTCGGCTGCGGTTCCTCGCGAGAGCATGCCGTATGGGCTTTGCACGACTATGGCTTTCGCGCCGTGATCGCGCCCAGCTTCGGCGACATCTTCTTCTCCAATGCGCTCAAGAACGGCCTGCTGCCGGTGGTGCTGCCCGCCCAGGCTGTCGCCCGGCTGCTGGAAATGGCGCAGGCCAAGCCGGGCGCACGCGCGATTGTGGATCTTCCCGCCCAGACCGTCACGGCTCCCGACGGCGCCACCCATAGCTTCGACATCGACGCCTTTTCGAAGAAATGCCTGATCGAAGGCCTGAACGAGCTGGACTACACCTTGCAAAAGGCCGATCAGATCGCCGCGTTCGAACAACGCTACGCCGCCACGCATCCATAG
- a CDS encoding GNAT family N-acetyltransferase: MAIRHEVFVVEQHVPPELEMDDHDPHCMHAVAYDERGRALGTGRLLPDAHIGRMAVRADCRGAGIGSMLLAALVEEARRRHYMEVVLSAQLHAQDFYARHGFVPEGSIYMDAGIEHVTMRRALTA, from the coding sequence ATGGCCATACGGCACGAGGTCTTCGTAGTGGAGCAGCATGTGCCCCCTGAACTCGAAATGGACGACCATGACCCACACTGCATGCATGCCGTGGCTTATGACGAGCGGGGCAGGGCGCTGGGAACCGGCCGCTTGCTGCCCGATGCGCATATCGGCAGGATGGCGGTCCGGGCGGACTGCCGCGGGGCCGGAATCGGCTCGATGCTGCTGGCGGCCCTGGTTGAAGAGGCCAGGCGCCGCCATTACATGGAAGTGGTGCTTTCCGCGCAACTGCATGCCCAGGATTTCTACGCCCGACACGGTTTCGTGCCGGAGGGAAGCATCTATATGGATGCGGGCATCGAGCACGTAACCATGCGGCGCGCCCTGACCGCCTGA
- a CDS encoding helix-turn-helix domain-containing protein: protein MSTNTVSNPATARTRIAVNLKRLRTERGLSQERMAELADFHRTYVSQLERCVTNISIDGLERIAHALGVDVVELLVAQSDEGQTDE from the coding sequence ATGAGCACAAATACAGTTTCTAACCCCGCGACAGCACGTACCAGAATCGCAGTAAACCTAAAACGCCTGCGTACCGAGCGGGGGTTGAGTCAGGAACGTATGGCTGAGTTGGCCGACTTTCACCGAACGTATGTGTCTCAGCTTGAGCGCTGCGTTACCAACATAAGTATTGACGGCCTAGAACGCATTGCCCACGCCTTAGGTGTTGATGTCGTTGAGCTGCTGGTGGCCCAGTCAGATGAGGGGCAGACGGACGAGTAA
- the leuB gene encoding 3-isopropylmalate dehydrogenase: MKIAVLPGDGIGKEVTTEAVKVLRAVLGRDTALELIEAPIGQAGIDAAGDPLPAETAEIAGAADAILFGAAGVPGDETIPYAMRPGASLLRLRKKLGLFANFRPAFLFPELAGASSLKPEIVEGLDLMILRELTGDIYFGEPRGIHTLPSGEREGYNTMRYSESEVERIAHVAFQTARKRRGKVCSVDKANVLETGQLWREVVTRVSSQYPDVELTHLFVDAAAMMLMRAPRQFDVMVTGNIFGDILSDAAAMLTGSIGMLPSASLALDQKGLYEPVHGTAPDIAGRNLANPIASILSMGMMLRYSLNQPDQADRVERAVRKVLADGYRTADIAQPGCRQVGTSEMGDAVAAAIAGGD, from the coding sequence ATGAAAATCGCGGTCCTGCCAGGCGACGGCATAGGCAAAGAAGTGACAACCGAAGCCGTAAAGGTATTGCGCGCAGTCCTGGGCCGGGATACGGCGCTGGAGCTGATCGAAGCGCCCATAGGCCAGGCGGGCATAGACGCCGCGGGCGACCCGCTGCCCGCCGAAACCGCCGAGATCGCCGGCGCCGCGGACGCCATCCTGTTCGGCGCGGCCGGCGTCCCGGGCGACGAGACCATCCCTTACGCCATGCGGCCCGGGGCGAGCCTGCTGCGCCTGCGCAAAAAGCTGGGGCTGTTCGCCAATTTCCGCCCTGCCTTCCTGTTTCCCGAACTGGCGGGGGCATCCAGCCTGAAGCCGGAAATCGTGGAGGGGCTGGATCTGATGATATTGCGCGAACTGACCGGCGACATCTACTTCGGCGAACCGCGCGGCATCCACACACTGCCCTCCGGAGAGCGCGAAGGCTATAACACCATGCGCTATTCGGAGTCCGAAGTCGAGCGCATCGCGCATGTCGCGTTCCAGACGGCGCGCAAGCGCCGCGGCAAGGTCTGCTCGGTGGACAAGGCCAATGTCCTGGAAACCGGGCAATTGTGGCGCGAGGTGGTCACGCGCGTGTCCAGTCAGTACCCGGACGTCGAACTGACGCATCTGTTCGTGGACGCCGCGGCGATGATGCTCATGCGGGCTCCCCGCCAGTTCGACGTCATGGTGACCGGCAATATCTTCGGCGACATCCTGTCGGACGCCGCCGCGATGCTGACCGGTTCCATCGGCATGCTGCCGTCGGCCTCGCTGGCGCTCGATCAAAAAGGCCTGTATGAGCCCGTGCACGGCACCGCGCCGGATATCGCCGGCCGCAACCTGGCCAATCCGATCGCCTCGATACTTTCCATGGGCATGATGCTGCGATACTCGCTCAACCAGCCCGACCAGGCCGACCGCGTCGAGCGCGCCGTGCGCAAGGTGCTGGCCGACGGCTACCGCACGGCCGACATCGCCCAGCCCGGATGCAGGCAGGTAGGGACGTCGGAAATGGGCGATGCGGTGGCCGCGGCCATAGCCGGCGGCGATTAG
- the sugE gene encoding quaternary ammonium compound efflux SMR transporter SugE — protein MSWLILLVAGLFETGWAIGLKYTEGFTRFWPSAGTLLAMLISVVMLGIAMKQLPVGSAYAVWVGIGAVGTVILGIVLFGDSASLPRLVSVGFIILGIIGLKLAG, from the coding sequence ATGTCCTGGCTGATCCTGCTTGTCGCGGGCCTTTTTGAAACAGGCTGGGCCATCGGCCTGAAGTACACCGAAGGTTTCACCCGATTCTGGCCCAGCGCGGGTACATTGCTGGCCATGCTGATCAGCGTGGTGATGCTGGGCATCGCCATGAAGCAGTTGCCGGTGGGCTCGGCCTACGCCGTTTGGGTGGGGATAGGCGCCGTGGGAACGGTTATATTGGGAATCGTTCTGTTCGGCGATTCAGCCAGTCTTCCCCGATTGGTCAGCGTCGGCTTCATTATCCTGGGGATCATCGGCCTGAAGCTGGCCGGCTGA
- the leuC gene encoding 3-isopropylmalate dehydratase large subunit has product MQTTPPPRSLFEKIWARHEILRREDGQSLLYVDRHLVQDGSAPAFEMLRQQGLPLRAPQRAFATPDHYVPTGSRDLADIADPEKRAMVDALRQDSTGAGIEYFGLDDPRQGIVHVVGPEQGLSLPGSLIVCGDSHTSTHGALGALAFGIGASEVAHVLATQSIWQNKPATLRVSIDGRLADGVTAKDIILAIISRIGAAGATGHVIEYAGSAITALSMEGRLTVCNMSIEAGARAGMIAPDETTFAWLKGRPYAPQGADWDAAVAGWRTLPSDPGARFDREVVLHADEIGPMVTWGNSPEDALPISGRVPDPSAAQDPRRRDAMARTLAYMGLKPGTPLTDIAVDRVFIGSCTNGRIEDLRSAAAVAEGRHVAKGVQAWVVPGSGLVKAQAEREGLDKIFRDAGFDWRHAGCSMCLATNGDLVAPQQRCASTSNRNFVGRQGPGARTHLMSPAMAAAAAIAGHLVDVRQLPARS; this is encoded by the coding sequence ATGCAGACGACTCCTCCGCCCCGCAGCCTGTTCGAGAAGATCTGGGCGCGCCATGAAATACTGCGCCGTGAAGACGGCCAGAGCCTGCTGTATGTGGACCGCCACCTGGTCCAGGACGGCTCGGCGCCCGCCTTCGAAATGCTGCGCCAGCAAGGCTTGCCGCTGCGCGCCCCGCAGCGCGCGTTCGCGACGCCGGACCATTACGTGCCGACCGGCAGCCGCGACCTGGCCGATATCGCCGACCCGGAAAAACGGGCCATGGTCGACGCGCTGCGCCAGGACAGCACCGGGGCGGGCATCGAGTACTTCGGGCTGGACGACCCGCGCCAGGGCATCGTCCATGTCGTCGGGCCGGAGCAGGGCCTCAGCCTGCCCGGCTCGCTGATCGTCTGCGGCGACAGCCACACCTCCACCCATGGCGCACTGGGCGCACTGGCTTTCGGAATCGGCGCTTCCGAGGTCGCCCACGTGCTGGCAACGCAATCGATCTGGCAGAACAAGCCCGCCACCTTGCGGGTAAGCATAGACGGGCGCCTTGCCGACGGCGTCACGGCGAAAGACATCATCCTGGCGATCATCAGCCGCATCGGCGCCGCAGGAGCCACCGGGCACGTCATCGAGTATGCCGGCTCCGCGATCACGGCCCTGTCGATGGAAGGGCGGCTGACCGTCTGCAATATGTCGATCGAAGCCGGCGCGCGCGCCGGCATGATCGCTCCGGACGAAACCACCTTCGCCTGGCTCAAGGGCCGCCCCTACGCCCCGCAGGGCGCCGATTGGGACGCCGCCGTGGCCGGCTGGCGCACCCTGCCCAGCGATCCCGGTGCCCGGTTCGATCGGGAAGTCGTCCTGCACGCCGATGAAATCGGCCCCATGGTCACCTGGGGCAACAGCCCCGAAGACGCCTTGCCCATCTCGGGGCGCGTGCCCGACCCCAGCGCCGCGCAAGATCCCCGGCGGCGCGATGCCATGGCGCGCACCCTGGCCTATATGGGCCTGAAGCCCGGCACTCCCCTGACGGATATCGCCGTCGACCGGGTCTTCATCGGCTCCTGTACCAACGGCCGCATCGAAGACCTGCGCAGCGCGGCCGCGGTGGCCGAGGGACGCCATGTCGCCAAGGGCGTCCAGGCCTGGGTCGTTCCGGGCTCGGGCCTGGTCAAGGCGCAGGCCGAGCGCGAAGGGCTGGACAAGATATTTCGCGATGCCGGATTCGACTGGCGCCATGCCGGCTGCTCCATGTGCCTGGCCACCAATGGCGACCTGGTGGCGCCGCAACAGCGCTGCGCCTCGACGTCGAACCGCAACTTCGTCGGACGCCAGGGCCCGGGCGCGCGCACCCATCTGATGAGCCCCGCCATGGCGGCCGCCGCGGCGATCGCCGGCCATCTGGTCGACGTCCGGCAACTTCCAGCCAGGAGCTGA